A stretch of the Massilia varians genome encodes the following:
- a CDS encoding ion channel, whose translation MRALRLLIHTGRHPSAILLLVQLLGMLLYPFIEREPAGHTAFNVFGVVVLALTIRMVRRTPGETRISVALAVPIVILLALQTVYDLRSTLLPWSSALEALFYFYAAGSLIAYMMGDRKATTDELFAAGATFTLLAWGFTHLYLMVQELHPGTFAAAVNASAPRTWSELNYLSFALLSSTGIGDVIPLTVHARALCSVEMLVGVMYLAAVVARLIGFTTQGGIYRRHPDAAREPWEGD comes from the coding sequence ATGCGAGCGCTGCGCCTGCTCATCCATACCGGCCGCCACCCGTCGGCCATCCTGCTGCTGGTACAGCTGCTCGGCATGCTGCTGTATCCCTTCATCGAGCGCGAGCCGGCCGGGCATACGGCCTTCAACGTGTTCGGCGTCGTGGTCCTGGCGCTGACCATCCGCATGGTGCGGCGCACGCCGGGCGAGACCCGGATCAGCGTGGCGCTGGCGGTGCCGATCGTGATCCTGCTGGCGCTGCAGACCGTCTACGACCTGCGCAGCACGCTGCTGCCCTGGTCCTCGGCGCTGGAAGCGCTGTTCTACTTCTACGCCGCCGGCAGCCTGATCGCCTACATGATGGGCGACCGCAAGGCCACCACCGACGAGCTGTTCGCGGCCGGCGCCACCTTCACCCTGCTGGCCTGGGGCTTCACCCACCTCTACCTGATGGTGCAGGAACTGCATCCCGGCACCTTCGCGGCCGCCGTCAACGCCAGCGCTCCGCGTACCTGGAGCGAGCTGAATTACCTGAGCTTCGCGCTGCTGTCGAGCACCGGCATCGGCGACGTGATTCCGCTGACCGTGCATGCGCGCGCCCTGTGCAGCGTCGAGATGCTGGTCGGCGTGATGTACCTGGCGGCGGTGGTGGCGCGCCTGATCGGCTTCACCACCCAGGGCGGGATCTACCGGCGCCACCCGGATGCGGCGCGTGAGCCATGGGAAGGAGACTAG
- a CDS encoding thiazole synthase codes for MNTIVENDFLTIAGRRYNSRLLVGSGKYRDLAQTREATLASGAEIVTVAIRRVNIGQDPNTPSLLDVLPLNEFTILPNTAGCYTAKDAVYTLQMARELLGGRKLVKLEVLGDEKTLFPQMPETLKAAEVLVRDGFDVMVYCSDDPVQARLLQEIGCVAVMPLASLIGSGMGIVNPWNLSLIIEQATVPVLVDAGVGTASDAAIAMELGCDGVLMNTAIAAAGDPVRMARAMRHAVIAGREAYRAGRMPKRFAASPSSPLQGMAT; via the coding sequence ATGAACACAATCGTAGAGAACGACTTCCTGACAATCGCCGGCCGCCGGTACAACTCGCGCCTGCTGGTCGGCAGCGGCAAGTACCGCGACCTGGCGCAGACGCGCGAGGCCACGCTGGCGTCCGGCGCCGAGATCGTCACGGTGGCGATCCGCCGCGTGAACATCGGCCAGGACCCCAACACGCCCAGCCTGCTCGACGTGCTGCCCCTGAACGAATTCACCATCCTGCCCAACACGGCCGGCTGCTACACGGCCAAGGACGCCGTGTACACCCTGCAGATGGCGCGCGAACTGCTGGGCGGCCGCAAGCTCGTCAAGCTGGAGGTGCTGGGCGACGAGAAGACCCTGTTCCCGCAGATGCCCGAAACGCTCAAGGCGGCGGAAGTCCTGGTGCGAGACGGCTTCGACGTGATGGTTTACTGCAGCGACGACCCGGTGCAGGCCAGACTCCTGCAGGAGATCGGTTGCGTGGCCGTGATGCCGCTGGCCTCGCTCATCGGTTCGGGCATGGGCATCGTGAATCCCTGGAACCTGTCGCTCATCATCGAGCAGGCCACCGTGCCGGTGCTGGTCGATGCCGGCGTCGGCACGGCCTCGGATGCGGCCATCGCGATGGAGCTCGGCTGCGACGGCGTGCTCATGAACACCGCGATCGCGGCCGCCGGCGATCCGGTGCGCATGGCGCGCGCGATGCGCCATGCGGTGATCGCAGGGCGCGAAGCCTACCGCGCGGGGCGCATGCCGAAGCGCTTCGCGGCCTCTCCCTCGTCGCCGCTGCAGGGCATGGCCACCTGA
- a CDS encoding M28 family metallopeptidase: MRLYVTALVLALASAGCAQVPTAAISPEALRTHVQYLSSDQLEGRGTPSRGQDLATDYIAAQFRKAGLEPAGDDGYFQTATWQYAERNADDVSLTVLAGGASIAVPSGGATGNFLDPVTLAATPAVFMSWKDALDNSEAANGKVLVVPAPPVPRAARQLQEKLKGKPLLVVMIDRERRHGAGTGGWLIDPEQAAPQGAVPVLLLHAPDAAAALEKGGASVSARVAAPRIRPVKLRNVVGVLRGADPVLKNTYVLMTAHHDHVGIRDGEIYNGANDDASGVVSLIEAANVLAARKERARRSIVFMTFFGEELGMLGSKYYARHPVFPLKDTVVNINLEQTGRTDDSEGKQLDSIAMTGYDFSTLGDMLKKSAERTGVRLWKHAAFSDAFFSRADNQSLADAGVPAHTLSVAYGFPDYHGKDDTWDKLDYDNMARVTRMLTEGVYDIANATERPTWTAAPKAANYAAKGRALTAGEAAAK, from the coding sequence ATGCGTCTTTACGTCACCGCCCTTGTCCTCGCACTGGCCAGCGCCGGTTGCGCCCAGGTCCCCACCGCCGCCATCTCGCCGGAGGCGCTGCGCACCCACGTGCAATACCTCTCCTCCGACCAGCTCGAAGGCCGCGGCACGCCCTCGCGCGGGCAGGACCTCGCCACCGACTACATCGCGGCCCAGTTCCGCAAGGCCGGCCTGGAGCCGGCCGGCGACGACGGCTACTTCCAGACCGCGACCTGGCAGTACGCCGAGCGCAATGCCGACGACGTGAGCCTGACGGTGCTTGCCGGCGGCGCCAGCATCGCGGTGCCGAGCGGCGGCGCGACCGGCAACTTCCTCGATCCGGTCACCCTGGCGGCCACGCCGGCAGTGTTCATGAGCTGGAAGGATGCGCTGGACAACAGCGAGGCCGCCAACGGCAAGGTGCTGGTGGTGCCGGCCCCGCCGGTGCCGCGCGCCGCGCGCCAGCTGCAGGAAAAACTCAAGGGCAAGCCGCTGCTGGTCGTCATGATCGACCGCGAGCGCCGTCATGGCGCCGGCACCGGCGGCTGGCTGATCGATCCGGAACAGGCCGCGCCGCAGGGCGCGGTGCCGGTGCTGTTGTTGCATGCGCCTGACGCCGCGGCGGCGCTGGAGAAGGGCGGCGCGAGCGTGAGCGCGCGGGTCGCGGCCCCGCGCATCCGCCCGGTCAAGCTGCGCAACGTGGTCGGCGTGCTGCGCGGCGCCGATCCGGTGCTGAAGAACACCTACGTCCTGATGACGGCGCACCACGATCACGTCGGCATCCGCGACGGCGAAATCTACAACGGCGCCAACGACGACGCCAGCGGCGTGGTGTCGCTGATCGAAGCGGCGAACGTGCTGGCCGCGCGCAAGGAGCGCGCGCGCCGCAGCATCGTGTTCATGACCTTCTTCGGCGAGGAACTCGGCATGCTGGGCTCGAAGTACTATGCGCGCCACCCGGTGTTCCCGCTGAAGGACACGGTGGTGAACATCAACCTCGAGCAGACCGGCCGCACCGACGACAGCGAAGGCAAGCAGCTCGATTCGATCGCCATGACCGGCTACGATTTCTCGACCCTGGGCGACATGCTCAAGAAATCCGCCGAGCGCACGGGAGTGCGCCTGTGGAAGCACGCGGCCTTCAGCGACGCCTTCTTCTCGCGCGCCGACAACCAGTCGCTGGCCGATGCCGGCGTGCCGGCGCACACCCTGTCGGTGGCCTACGGCTTCCCGGACTACCACGGCAAGGACGACACCTGGGACAAGCTCGACTACGACAACATGGCGCGCGTCACGCGCATGCTGACCGAAGGCGTGTATGACATCGCCAACGCGACCGAGCGCCCGACCTGGACGGCGGCGCCGAAGGCGGCCAACTACGCCGCCAAGGGACGCGCGCTCACGGCCGGCGAGGCGGCCGCCAAGTGA
- the thiD gene encoding bifunctional hydroxymethylpyrimidine kinase/phosphomethylpyrimidine kinase: MVPTVLVFAGLDPGGGAGLAADIAAIGALGGHALPVVTALTVQDNNRVHEVQPVDAGLVLRQAEALVACCGIDAVKIGIPGSRENAAAIARLLRRLRAADPGLPVVLDPVLASGHGDALGKGSAIAALAGLLPLATVLVPNLPEAAALDALPCEHVLVTGGHGEGDMVVNRWLHGGVEQRAWRWPRLPHSYHGSGCTLAAAIAARLALGEPMAQALERAQDYCHQTLAQAFRIAPGQRIPRRILQSH, translated from the coding sequence ATGGTGCCCACCGTGCTGGTGTTCGCCGGGCTCGATCCCGGCGGCGGGGCAGGGCTGGCGGCGGACATCGCCGCCATCGGCGCCCTCGGCGGCCACGCGCTGCCGGTGGTGACGGCCCTGACCGTCCAGGACAACAACCGCGTGCACGAGGTGCAGCCGGTCGACGCCGGCCTGGTCCTGCGCCAGGCCGAGGCCCTGGTCGCTTGCTGCGGCATCGACGCGGTGAAGATCGGCATTCCCGGCAGCCGCGAGAACGCGGCCGCCATCGCCCGGCTGCTGCGCCGGCTGCGCGCGGCCGACCCGGGCCTGCCGGTCGTGCTCGACCCGGTGCTGGCCAGCGGCCACGGCGATGCGCTCGGCAAGGGCAGCGCGATCGCAGCGCTGGCCGGGCTGCTGCCGCTGGCCACCGTGCTGGTGCCCAACCTGCCCGAAGCCGCCGCGCTGGACGCGCTGCCCTGCGAGCACGTGCTGGTCACGGGCGGCCATGGGGAAGGCGACATGGTCGTCAACCGCTGGCTGCACGGCGGCGTGGAGCAGCGCGCCTGGCGCTGGCCGCGCCTGCCGCACAGCTACCACGGCAGCGGCTGCACGCTGGCTGCCGCCATCGCGGCGCGCCTTGCGCTGGGCGAGCCGATGGCGCAAGCGCTCGAGCGCGCCCAGGACTACTGCCATCAAACGCTGGCCCAGGCCTTCCGGATCGCGCCGGGGCAGCGCATCCCGCGCCGCATCCTCCAATCCCACTGA
- the thiS gene encoding sulfur carrier protein ThiS, which translates to MTEIELNGAPYQVPAGVSLLDLAGRLGLAEQAVAVAVNREVVPRPQWPQRRLQARDRVDIVRAIGGG; encoded by the coding sequence ATGACGGAGATCGAACTGAACGGCGCCCCCTACCAGGTGCCGGCCGGCGTGTCGCTGCTGGACCTGGCCGGCCGCTTGGGCCTGGCGGAGCAGGCGGTGGCGGTCGCGGTCAACCGCGAAGTGGTGCCGCGCCCGCAGTGGCCGCAGCGCCGCTTGCAGGCCCGCGACCGGGTAGACATCGTGCGCGCCATCGGCGGCGGCTGA
- the thiE gene encoding thiamine phosphate synthase produces the protein MRGLYLVTPDWDDTERLLAVTDTALGAGASLVQYRHKSASPALRTEQAAALLALCRSHGRPLVINDHVDLCRELGADGVHVGGTDLSVAGARALLGPDKIVGASCYGELTLAESARQAGASYVAFGGFYPSPVKKYSFVTPPELVEVWRDRVSLPLVVIGGMTPQNAAPLVKRGASMVAAITSVYAAPDPAAAVREFCALFRHA, from the coding sequence ATGCGAGGGCTCTACCTCGTCACCCCGGACTGGGACGACACCGAGCGCCTGCTCGCGGTCACCGACACCGCCTTGGGCGCCGGCGCATCCCTGGTGCAGTACCGCCACAAGAGCGCCAGCCCGGCCTTGCGCACCGAGCAGGCCGCAGCCTTGCTGGCGCTGTGCCGCAGCCACGGGCGGCCGCTCGTGATCAACGACCACGTCGACCTGTGCCGCGAGCTCGGCGCCGACGGCGTGCACGTCGGCGGCACGGACCTGTCGGTGGCAGGGGCGCGCGCCCTGCTGGGACCGGACAAGATCGTCGGCGCTTCCTGCTACGGCGAGCTGACGCTGGCCGAGAGCGCCCGCCAGGCCGGCGCCAGCTACGTGGCCTTCGGCGGCTTCTATCCTTCGCCGGTCAAGAAGTACAGCTTCGTCACGCCACCGGAACTGGTCGAGGTCTGGCGCGACCGCGTGTCCCTGCCGTTGGTGGTGATCGGCGGCATGACGCCGCAGAACGCGGCTCCGCTGGTAAAGCGTGGCGCGTCGATGGTGGCGGCGATCACCAGCGTCTACGCGGCGCCCGACCCGGCAGCGGCGGTACGCGAGTTCTGCGCGCTGTTCCGGCACGCCTGA
- a CDS encoding GNAT family N-acetyltransferase yields the protein MNGGAVLVRRLLEHEWQAYRAIRLRALAQAPEAFGSTLAREEELPDETWAARVAKSVVSGIDCALVAEQGGAFIGLLWAKVDAQDAGRVNLFQMWVAPQWRGRGVAAALPDEALAWARARGTRVVHLGVNSENAGALRLYGRAGFRPIGEPYLMREGAPHMEQEMRLILTGAA from the coding sequence GTGAACGGCGGCGCGGTCCTGGTGCGGCGCCTGCTGGAGCACGAGTGGCAGGCCTACCGCGCGATCCGCCTGCGCGCGCTGGCGCAGGCGCCCGAGGCCTTCGGCAGCACGCTGGCGAGGGAAGAGGAACTGCCGGACGAGACCTGGGCGGCGCGGGTGGCGAAGTCCGTGGTGTCCGGCATCGATTGCGCGCTGGTGGCGGAGCAGGGGGGCGCCTTCATCGGCCTGCTGTGGGCCAAGGTGGACGCGCAGGATGCCGGCCGGGTGAACCTGTTCCAGATGTGGGTGGCGCCGCAATGGCGCGGGCGCGGCGTGGCGGCGGCGCTGCCGGACGAGGCACTCGCCTGGGCGAGAGCGCGCGGGACGCGGGTCGTGCACCTGGGCGTGAACAGCGAGAATGCGGGCGCGCTCAGGCTGTACGGGCGCGCGGGTTTCCGCCCGATCGGGGAACCCTACCTGATGCGCGAGGGCGCGCCGCACATGGAGCAGGAAATGCGCCTGATATTGACTGGCGCCGCATAA